One genomic region from Nocardia vinacea encodes:
- a CDS encoding class I SAM-dependent methyltransferase, with protein MTGPDDFEFEAVYQGTGGPFGPGVKPPWSIGEPQPELAALIEQGKFHGDVLDVGCGEAAISLYLAERGYTTVGLDLSPTAIELARAEATRRGLANASFEVADITTFTGYDGRFDTIVDSTLFHSIPVESRVGYQQSIVRAAAPGASYFALVFDRTALPEVPVPGPAPVTADELREAVEKYWVIDEIRPARIHGNLPVGDFGPTADGPRFRFEGIRDEPSGRKSVPAWLLCARLG; from the coding sequence ATGACTGGGCCGGATGATTTCGAGTTCGAAGCCGTCTACCAAGGCACGGGTGGCCCGTTCGGGCCGGGCGTCAAACCGCCGTGGAGTATCGGGGAACCCCAGCCGGAACTCGCCGCACTGATCGAGCAGGGCAAATTCCATGGCGATGTCCTCGATGTCGGATGCGGGGAGGCGGCGATCTCGCTATATCTGGCCGAGCGGGGCTACACCACCGTGGGGCTGGATCTGTCGCCGACCGCGATCGAGCTGGCCCGCGCCGAGGCAACCAGGCGCGGCCTGGCCAACGCCTCCTTCGAGGTCGCCGACATCACCACCTTCACCGGCTACGACGGTCGCTTCGACACGATCGTCGACAGCACGCTGTTCCATTCGATCCCGGTCGAGTCGCGGGTGGGCTACCAGCAGTCGATCGTGCGCGCCGCGGCGCCGGGCGCGTCGTATTTCGCGCTGGTATTCGACCGGACCGCCCTGCCCGAAGTACCCGTACCGGGACCGGCGCCGGTCACCGCTGACGAGCTTCGCGAGGCAGTGGAGAAGTACTGGGTGATCGATGAGATCAGGCCGGCGCGAATCCATGGCAACCTGCCTGTCGGCGACTTCGGGCCGACTGCCGACGGCCCGAGATTCCGGTTCGAGGGCATCCGCGACGAACCCAGTGGCCGCAAGTCGGTTCCCGCCTGGCTGCTGTGCGCCCGGCTGGGCTGA
- a CDS encoding DUF6492 family protein, protein MTETARLPPIEVMIPVAAKDLPGLDACITGLSAHCRNPIRSVNIVGSARLHAQVRTEHMVQWIDEEAVSPTPASIEAALRTAGGDHHNSSWYFQQLIKLNCFRILASTVQHILVLDADYALVDDVVFVENDGRSYLALGYPLQWRLDTRQHAIPDRHSAITAATRLLAEWRPVDPYSGMQHHMVFDRQILADLMRRVEDQHRRPFWEAFLATIEHAKWTGASEYVLYRHFAAKFFPEHIRSRHLDAIDIIQPAENALWTLTDAVTRLRRAGVRAIGCHSFLSYRNRIATMDYIPDQLRSQLQTTPGALMLDLNQGALHITPATPPLGRAERLRRTPGRG, encoded by the coding sequence GTGACCGAAACTGCGCGCCTACCGCCGATCGAGGTCATGATCCCGGTGGCAGCCAAGGATCTGCCCGGCCTCGACGCCTGTATCACCGGACTGAGTGCACACTGCCGCAATCCGATCCGATCGGTGAATATCGTCGGGTCCGCGCGCCTGCACGCACAGGTACGGACCGAACATATGGTGCAGTGGATCGATGAGGAAGCGGTCTCACCGACACCGGCCTCCATCGAGGCGGCCCTGCGCACAGCGGGCGGCGATCACCACAATTCGTCCTGGTATTTCCAGCAGCTGATCAAACTGAACTGCTTCCGTATCCTGGCGAGCACGGTCCAGCACATCCTGGTGCTCGACGCGGACTACGCGCTCGTCGACGATGTCGTGTTCGTCGAAAACGATGGCAGATCTTATCTGGCACTCGGCTATCCGCTGCAATGGCGCCTCGACACCCGCCAGCACGCGATCCCCGACCGCCACTCCGCGATCACCGCAGCGACCCGGCTGCTCGCCGAGTGGCGGCCGGTCGACCCCTACAGCGGGATGCAGCATCACATGGTGTTCGACAGACAAATCCTCGCGGACCTGATGCGGCGAGTCGAAGACCAGCACCGGCGACCGTTCTGGGAGGCATTCCTGGCGACGATTGAACACGCCAAATGGACCGGCGCTTCGGAGTATGTGCTCTACCGCCACTTCGCAGCGAAGTTCTTCCCGGAACATATCCGGTCACGACACCTCGACGCCATAGACATCATCCAGCCCGCCGAAAACGCTTTGTGGACATTGACCGACGCTGTCACCAGGCTCCGCCGGGCGGGAGTCAGGGCGATCGGATGCCACAGTTTCCTCAGCTACCGCAACCGAATCGCCACGATGGACTACATACCCGACCAGTTACGCAGCCAACTGCAAACAACACCCGGGGCACTGATGCTCGACCTCAACCAAGGTGCCCTCCACATCACCCCGGCAACGCCACCCCTGGGTCGCGCCGAGCGTCTGCGTCGAACCCCAGGTCGTGGGTGA
- a CDS encoding DoxX family protein: MNLALWIIAGLLAALALFGGLTKAFMPKDKLDELGRKSGGGWTEHASAGFVRTLGAVEISAAAGLVLPVVLDIAPVLVPVTAVCWILLMIGAMITHARYGQYKYVALNFVYLAAAAFVAWGRFGPESFTG, from the coding sequence ATGAACCTCGCACTCTGGATCATTGCCGGGCTGCTTGCTGCCCTCGCCCTGTTCGGCGGTCTCACCAAAGCCTTCATGCCCAAGGACAAGCTGGACGAACTGGGCAGAAAGTCCGGTGGGGGCTGGACCGAGCACGCCAGCGCCGGTTTCGTCAGAACCCTGGGGGCAGTTGAGATCTCAGCCGCAGCCGGTCTCGTCCTGCCCGTCGTACTCGACATCGCACCGGTGCTGGTGCCGGTAACCGCCGTGTGCTGGATCCTGTTGATGATCGGCGCGATGATCACCCACGCCCGCTACGGCCAGTACAAATACGTCGCGCTGAACTTCGTCTACCTCGCCGCAGCCGCCTTCGTCGCTTGGGGCCGCTTCGGCCCCGAGTCCTTCACCGGCTGA
- a CDS encoding SDR family NAD(P)-dependent oxidoreductase produces MTEQGTASLAGKVAVVTGAGSGIGAATAATLAGLGARVCCAGRNIECVERTAEEITAAGGEAFGLRVDVASPQDNDAMVRETVARYGAVDIAHLNAGTGHWAGVLDYPLQEWDRTMAVNLRGVLLGLQSAGRAMREVGGGSVVVTSSAAGLTGNRGAAAYSASKHGVIGLVKSAALELGPVGIRVNTICPGYIASNDLMRKMGEELDIASRFPLRRPGRSEEVANLVAFLASDSASFITGGVFTIDGGWLAGGIDLHDDSVDHPTSADRVAALANTSAPLAP; encoded by the coding sequence ATGACGGAGCAAGGAACGGCTTCACTGGCCGGGAAGGTAGCGGTTGTGACCGGGGCCGGGTCCGGCATCGGCGCGGCGACCGCGGCAACGCTGGCTGGGCTGGGAGCGCGGGTGTGCTGCGCCGGACGAAACATCGAGTGTGTCGAGCGGACGGCCGAGGAGATCACTGCTGCTGGTGGCGAAGCATTCGGGCTGCGAGTCGACGTGGCATCGCCGCAGGACAACGATGCGATGGTCCGGGAGACGGTTGCCCGTTACGGCGCCGTCGATATCGCCCATCTCAACGCTGGAACGGGGCACTGGGCCGGTGTTCTGGACTACCCGTTGCAGGAGTGGGACCGCACGATGGCGGTGAACCTGCGCGGTGTGCTGCTCGGCTTGCAGTCGGCGGGTCGGGCGATGCGCGAGGTGGGTGGTGGCTCGGTTGTGGTCACCTCCTCGGCGGCCGGGCTCACCGGTAATCGGGGGGCAGCGGCGTACTCGGCGTCGAAACACGGTGTGATCGGTTTGGTGAAGTCGGCTGCCCTGGAACTGGGTCCAGTCGGGATCCGGGTCAACACCATCTGCCCGGGCTACATCGCCAGCAACGATCTCATGCGGAAGATGGGCGAGGAACTCGACATCGCTAGCCGATTCCCACTACGCCGACCGGGGCGCAGCGAGGAGGTCGCCAACCTGGTCGCGTTCCTGGCCAGTGACAGCGCGTCGTTCATCACCGGCGGCGTGTTCACCATCGATGGCGGCTGGCTGGCCGGTGGCATCGACCTCCATGACGATTCCGTAGATCACCCAACCAGCGCCGACCGCGTTGCCGCCCTTGCCAACACCTCCGCCCCGCTTGCCCCCTGA
- a CDS encoding RNA polymerase sigma-70 factor — MVGTLRTAPEIAARHEPRQPPSPATEVFLAHRNLLFTVAYQILGSVADAEDVVQETWLRWVSVDLAMVRDQRAYLVGIITRQALDRLRTLNRRKESYIGTWLPEPVLTAPDVAEDVELADSISMAMLLVLETLTPTERAVFVLREVFETPYDEIAEAVGKSAATVRQIARRAREHVAARRPRVQVSRSEQQAVVERFLLALRTGQLRDLMDIMAPEVVLIADGGGLVTASQAPIHGVELVAKLLARLNRVVATFETTTVWLNGAPAGQIEIDGEPAALSLVVENGRIIQIYAIANPRKLTRLDQPAELAR, encoded by the coding sequence ATGGTCGGCACGTTGCGGACCGCGCCGGAGATCGCGGCGAGGCATGAACCACGACAGCCGCCCAGCCCCGCTACCGAGGTGTTCCTCGCCCACCGCAACCTGCTCTTCACCGTCGCCTACCAGATACTCGGCTCGGTTGCCGACGCCGAGGACGTTGTGCAGGAAACCTGGCTGCGGTGGGTGAGCGTCGATCTCGCCATGGTGCGGGATCAGCGCGCCTACCTGGTCGGGATCATCACCCGCCAGGCGCTCGACCGACTGCGTACTCTCAACCGGCGCAAGGAGTCCTACATCGGCACCTGGTTGCCCGAACCGGTGCTGACCGCGCCCGACGTGGCCGAGGACGTCGAGCTGGCCGACAGCATCTCGATGGCGATGCTGCTGGTGCTGGAGACCCTCACACCCACCGAGCGGGCGGTGTTCGTGCTGCGCGAGGTCTTCGAGACGCCCTACGACGAGATCGCCGAGGCCGTCGGAAAGTCCGCGGCCACGGTTCGCCAGATCGCTCGGCGAGCACGCGAACATGTGGCGGCTCGGCGCCCGCGGGTGCAGGTGAGTCGATCCGAGCAGCAGGCCGTGGTGGAGCGGTTCCTGCTCGCGTTGCGAACCGGGCAGTTGCGGGACCTGATGGACATCATGGCGCCGGAGGTGGTCCTGATCGCCGACGGTGGCGGGCTGGTGACCGCGAGTCAGGCCCCCATCCACGGGGTCGAACTGGTGGCGAAGTTGCTCGCGCGCCTGAACCGGGTGGTGGCCACGTTCGAGACGACGACCGTGTGGCTCAACGGTGCGCCAGCGGGCCAGATCGAGATCGACGGTGAACCGGCCGCGCTGAGCCTCGTCGTGGAGAACGGGCGGATCATCCAGATCTACGCGATAGCAAACCCGCGGAAGCTGACGCGGCTGGATCAACCGGCCGAACTCGCCCGGTAG
- a CDS encoding sigma-70 family RNA polymerase sigma factor, producing the protein MNGKELLAARFEEHRSHLRAVAYRMLGSLSEADDAVQMTWLKAAGADTGGVENLAGWLTTVVGRVCLDMLRSRESRREDSLDEHGASLGTRVGTDPEQEALLADSVGLALLVVLDKLSPTERIAFVLHDLFAVSFADIAPIVDRSPETTQRIASRARRRVRGDSGAGSEDRMRQYRAVEVFLRAAQNGDFEALLAMLDPDVSYRTDEAARLLGAGTDFDGGRVLAEAFCGKAQVARAIMLDGEPGLVLAPSGTLMLVMTIRFAGEHIAGINAVADEDRLSRMELTVP; encoded by the coding sequence ATGAACGGAAAAGAACTGCTCGCGGCGCGCTTCGAGGAGCATCGGAGCCACTTGCGGGCGGTGGCCTACAGGATGCTGGGGTCGCTCAGCGAGGCCGACGACGCCGTCCAAATGACCTGGCTCAAGGCTGCCGGTGCCGACACCGGTGGCGTCGAGAATCTGGCCGGATGGCTGACGACCGTGGTGGGCCGGGTCTGCCTGGACATGCTCCGATCCCGCGAATCGCGTCGCGAGGACTCCCTCGACGAACACGGCGCAAGCCTCGGGACGCGAGTTGGGACCGACCCTGAGCAGGAGGCCTTGCTGGCGGACTCTGTCGGCTTGGCGCTGCTGGTGGTCTTGGACAAGCTCTCGCCGACCGAACGGATCGCCTTCGTCCTGCACGACCTGTTCGCCGTATCGTTCGCCGACATCGCCCCGATCGTGGACCGCAGCCCCGAGACGACGCAGCGGATCGCCAGCCGGGCGCGTCGACGGGTTCGAGGCGACTCCGGGGCGGGCAGCGAGGACCGGATGCGGCAATACCGCGCTGTCGAGGTGTTCCTGCGGGCCGCGCAGAACGGCGATTTCGAGGCGCTGCTGGCGATGCTCGACCCGGACGTCAGCTATCGCACTGACGAGGCCGCACGCCTGCTGGGAGCGGGGACCGACTTCGATGGTGGCCGAGTCCTCGCCGAAGCGTTCTGCGGAAAGGCGCAGGTTGCCCGCGCGATCATGCTCGACGGCGAGCCAGGCCTGGTACTGGCCCCGAGCGGCACGCTGATGCTGGTGATGACCATCCGATTCGCGGGCGAGCACATCGCCGGGATCAACGCAGTCGCCGACGAGGACCGATTGTCAAGAATGGAACTCACGGTGCCATAG
- a CDS encoding DoxX family protein, with protein MNVALWIVAGVLAAVLLASSAKIVIPKEKILAAGGYAAWAEAFSPTALKALGVVDLLGAAGLILPAVLGIAPILVPVAATGTALLFTGAIIVRVRRGLWATAVAEVLYLAMAVFVAWGRFSLEPFA; from the coding sequence ATGAACGTCGCTCTGTGGATCGTCGCCGGGGTGCTGGCAGCCGTGCTCCTTGCCAGCAGCGCCAAGATCGTGATCCCCAAAGAGAAGATTCTGGCCGCCGGCGGGTACGCCGCATGGGCCGAAGCTTTCAGCCCGACCGCCCTGAAAGCCCTTGGGGTGGTGGACCTCCTGGGCGCGGCCGGGTTGATCCTGCCCGCCGTGCTCGGCATCGCACCGATCCTGGTGCCGGTGGCAGCGACCGGCACGGCCCTGCTGTTCACCGGGGCGATCATCGTGCGGGTCCGGCGCGGCCTGTGGGCAACAGCCGTCGCCGAGGTGCTCTACCTGGCCATGGCCGTCTTCGTGGCCTGGGGCCGCTTCAGCCTCGAACCCTTCGCATGA
- a CDS encoding SDR family NAD(P)-dependent oxidoreductase, whose product MTTPPQPTSALITGGNKGLGLETARRLGERGWTIFLGSRDPGRGHAAADQLTARGVNVTMIPLDVTSDQSVADAVGLVRQHTDRLDVLVNNAGAAGNIVTPAEVTVAEVHSVYNTNVYGPIRVTNAFLPLLRVTDNPRVVMVSSAIGSMTIATDLTQPPTRFHELAYSSSKAALNMITIRYAKALPEIKFNLLTPGEIANGKYTATDINNHTGQLTVTEGTDPIIELATIDADGPTATFIDRLGPIPW is encoded by the coding sequence ATGACCACGCCCCCGCAACCGACCTCGGCGCTGATCACCGGCGGCAACAAAGGACTCGGCCTCGAGACTGCCCGACGACTCGGCGAACGAGGCTGGACGATCTTCCTCGGCTCACGTGACCCCGGACGAGGACACGCAGCCGCCGACCAACTGACCGCACGCGGCGTCAACGTGACCATGATCCCGCTGGACGTGACCTCGGACCAGTCCGTGGCAGACGCCGTCGGCCTCGTCCGCCAGCACACCGACCGGCTGGACGTACTCGTCAACAACGCCGGTGCCGCAGGCAACATCGTCACCCCCGCAGAGGTAACGGTCGCCGAAGTTCACTCCGTCTACAACACCAACGTCTATGGCCCCATCAGGGTCACCAACGCGTTCCTGCCCCTGCTACGAGTGACCGACAACCCACGAGTTGTGATGGTGTCCAGCGCCATTGGATCCATGACGATCGCGACCGACCTCACACAGCCCCCCACCAGATTCCACGAGCTCGCCTACAGCTCCTCCAAAGCAGCCCTGAACATGATCACCATCAGATACGCCAAAGCCCTCCCGGAGATCAAATTCAACCTCCTCACCCCCGGAGAGATCGCCAACGGCAAATACACCGCCACCGACATCAACAATCACACCGGCCAACTGACCGTCACCGAAGGCACCGACCCGATCATCGAACTCGCGACTATCGACGCCGACGGACCGACCGCGACCTTCATCGACCGCCTCGGCCCCATTCCCTGGTAA
- a CDS encoding NAD(P)/FAD-dependent oxidoreductase, translating into MKHRIVVLGAGYAGAFSAAFLARQLHADDFEITVVNAEPDFVERLRNHQLAAGQDLRHLPLTEVFAGTGIQLRLARVINVDPEHRTVEVADGEGIGQMAYDTLVYALGSTVADHGVAGVAEHAFHVAARPDALRLRARLDELGENGKVLVIGGHLTAIEAVTELAESRPGLRISLVTRGELGASLGPKARRHLLRTFERLGITVHEHTAIERVEQSGAVATDGTVFTSDATVWAAGFAVHPIAAASGLTVEPNGQITVDQHMRSVSHPDVYVAGDSAYVIGDNGLPMLMSCATAGTTSRQAAAAIVGHLTGRKIAISAQAYHGNHISLGRKDGLFQLVDGEAQPKSGAMTGGMAARVKSAILWGSVWGLTHPNFGRPDHKYRLATTRERGVVPA; encoded by the coding sequence ATGAAGCACCGCATCGTCGTCCTCGGGGCCGGATACGCCGGAGCCTTCTCCGCCGCATTCCTGGCACGCCAGCTCCACGCCGACGACTTCGAGATCACCGTCGTCAACGCCGAACCCGATTTCGTCGAGCGGCTGCGCAACCATCAACTCGCCGCCGGGCAGGATCTTCGCCACCTGCCACTGACGGAGGTGTTCGCGGGCACCGGGATTCAGCTTCGGCTGGCTCGGGTCATCAATGTCGATCCCGAGCACCGGACGGTCGAGGTCGCCGACGGCGAGGGCATCGGCCAGATGGCCTACGACACGCTCGTCTACGCGCTCGGCAGCACCGTCGCCGATCACGGCGTCGCGGGCGTCGCCGAGCATGCCTTCCACGTGGCCGCCCGGCCGGATGCGCTGCGCCTGCGTGCCCGTCTGGATGAGCTGGGCGAGAACGGGAAGGTGCTGGTGATCGGCGGCCACCTGACCGCTATCGAGGCCGTCACCGAACTCGCCGAATCCCGTCCGGGACTTCGGATCAGCCTCGTCACCCGGGGTGAACTGGGCGCGTCACTGGGCCCCAAGGCCCGCCGTCACCTGCTGCGCACCTTCGAGCGGTTGGGCATCACGGTTCACGAGCACACCGCAATCGAGCGCGTCGAGCAGTCGGGCGCGGTCGCCACCGACGGCACCGTTTTCACCTCCGACGCGACGGTGTGGGCCGCCGGTTTCGCCGTCCATCCGATCGCCGCCGCCAGCGGCCTCACGGTGGAACCCAATGGCCAGATCACGGTAGACCAGCACATGCGATCGGTCTCGCACCCGGATGTCTACGTTGCCGGTGACAGCGCCTACGTCATCGGCGACAACGGCCTGCCGATGCTGATGTCGTGCGCTACCGCGGGAACGACCAGCAGGCAGGCGGCCGCCGCGATCGTCGGGCACCTGACCGGCCGCAAGATCGCAATTTCCGCGCAGGCGTATCACGGCAACCACATCAGCCTCGGCCGCAAGGACGGGCTCTTCCAGTTGGTAGATGGTGAGGCGCAACCGAAGTCGGGCGCTATGACCGGTGGGATGGCCGCGCGGGTCAAGTCGGCAATCCTCTGGGGATCCGTCTGGGGCCTGACGCACCCGAACTTCGGAAGGCCGGACCACAAATACCGCTTGGCCACCACCCGAGAGCGCGGCGTGGTTCCCGCATAG
- a CDS encoding sigma-70 family RNA polymerase sigma factor codes for MLMDTATVARFEASRNRLAAIAYRLLGSAADAEDTVQDAFLRWQDADREYIEVPEAWLTKVVTNLALDRLRSAKTRRERAVGAWMPEPLLDGDPMLGPADTVEQRESVTLAVLTLMERLSPVERAAYVLREAFAYSHAEIAAILGITESASQQHTHRARRRIAVARNSTDIDPVSARRIVEAFVDAASSGRTERLLALLTDDATGISDGAGLGLGLAETLVRYSTPQRLADAMRAFKPSPAKRKLVGGSPSIHATVVNGCPAMLVTLDDRVVGVTILEIRDDKIAGVRGMTDPDRLARLTEQWQRREHEVPLIESW; via the coding sequence ATGCTCATGGACACCGCCACCGTGGCGCGTTTCGAAGCCAGCCGGAATCGACTGGCCGCGATCGCCTACCGTCTACTCGGCTCAGCCGCCGACGCCGAAGACACGGTGCAGGACGCGTTCCTGCGATGGCAGGACGCCGACCGCGAGTACATCGAGGTGCCCGAAGCCTGGCTGACCAAAGTCGTCACCAATCTTGCCCTGGACCGGCTCCGGTCGGCGAAGACGCGACGCGAACGCGCAGTCGGCGCCTGGATGCCCGAACCACTGCTCGACGGCGACCCGATGCTGGGCCCGGCAGATACCGTCGAGCAGCGCGAATCGGTGACCCTGGCGGTACTGACGCTCATGGAGCGACTCTCGCCCGTCGAACGAGCCGCCTACGTACTACGCGAGGCCTTCGCCTACAGCCACGCCGAGATAGCCGCGATTCTCGGTATCACCGAGTCCGCGAGTCAGCAACACACCCACCGAGCCCGCCGTCGAATCGCCGTCGCTCGCAACAGCACTGACATCGACCCCGTCTCCGCGCGTCGAATCGTCGAGGCGTTCGTCGATGCCGCCTCCTCGGGCCGGACCGAACGACTGCTCGCGCTGCTGACCGACGACGCGACCGGCATCTCCGACGGCGCCGGCCTCGGGCTGGGACTGGCCGAGACGCTGGTCCGGTACTCCACCCCGCAGCGGCTCGCCGACGCGATGCGGGCCTTCAAACCGTCTCCGGCCAAACGCAAACTCGTCGGCGGCTCGCCTTCGATCCACGCCACCGTGGTCAACGGCTGCCCGGCCATGCTCGTCACGCTCGACGACCGGGTCGTGGGCGTCACGATCCTGGAGATCCGAGACGACAAGATCGCAGGCGTGCGCGGCATGACCGACCCGGACCGGCTCGCTCGCCTCACCGAGCAATGGCAGCGGCGCGAGCACGAGGTCCCGCTGATCGAATCGTGGTAG
- the glpR gene encoding gephyrin-like molybdotransferase receptor GlpR, with protein MPNSILWIGLVVLWVFVLFPILADRHPRIRQTTDAALATRVLHRGGSKRRTKSGPAAGHDSDPDYRPTRVQRKLSHSDDAEDRMTPPADEQVTEDDNPADNPPEAESAVSTVSDAEIDDTDDEFDGADGEFDNEAEELDAADSDDAEIATARTAAKQRATADDDRVALEHTESTGARIPPARTATPARFDESDSDDLDFVPTRRGRGGFDPEADAIARAARYTFRQRAVLGLVLAALASGGLSVALSPMFWWGCGGSALVLVTYLAYLRKQVRMEEEIRRRRLARLARSRGEHVEAEREAEQRAQQRVMDRDTARALRRRSALIEADDEDPMFDHLETFDPATARALRRGTGDMRRAAGA; from the coding sequence ATGCCGAATTCGATCCTATGGATCGGCCTGGTCGTGCTCTGGGTCTTCGTGCTGTTCCCGATCCTCGCCGACCGGCACCCCAGGATCAGGCAGACGACCGACGCGGCGTTGGCGACCCGCGTATTGCACCGCGGAGGTTCCAAGCGGCGCACCAAGAGTGGCCCGGCCGCCGGACACGACAGCGATCCGGATTACCGGCCGACCCGAGTGCAGAGAAAGCTTTCCCACAGCGATGATGCGGAGGACCGGATGACCCCACCGGCCGACGAGCAGGTCACCGAGGACGACAATCCCGCGGACAACCCGCCCGAAGCCGAGTCGGCGGTATCCACGGTATCCGATGCCGAAATCGACGACACGGACGACGAATTCGACGGTGCGGACGGTGAATTCGACAACGAAGCCGAAGAACTCGACGCCGCCGATTCCGATGATGCCGAAATCGCAACGGCCCGAACGGCTGCGAAGCAACGGGCGACCGCCGATGATGACCGGGTGGCTTTAGAGCACACCGAATCGACCGGTGCCCGAATCCCCCCGGCCCGGACGGCGACGCCCGCCCGATTCGACGAATCCGACTCCGACGACTTGGATTTCGTGCCGACCCGGCGCGGCCGCGGCGGCTTCGACCCGGAGGCCGACGCCATCGCGCGCGCGGCCCGCTACACCTTCCGCCAGCGCGCGGTGCTCGGCCTCGTCCTGGCCGCCCTCGCCTCCGGTGGACTCTCGGTGGCGCTGAGCCCCATGTTCTGGTGGGGGTGCGGTGGCTCCGCGCTCGTCCTGGTGACCTACCTGGCGTACCTACGCAAGCAGGTCCGCATGGAGGAGGAAATCCGCCGCCGTCGCCTCGCTCGCCTGGCCCGCAGTCGCGGCGAGCACGTCGAGGCCGAACGCGAGGCCGAGCAGCGCGCCCAACAGCGCGTCATGGACCGTGACACCGCCCGCGCCCTGCGCCGCCGCTCTGCCCTCATCGAGGCGGACGACGAAGACCCCATGTTCGACCACCTGGAAACCTTCGACCCCGCCACCGCCCGCGCCCTCCGCCGCGGCACCGGCGACATGCGCCGCGCCGCAGGCGCCTGA
- a CDS encoding GNAT family protein, which yields MNVFRVTQHPGWPAHLGPVRVAAGEVTLRPVRLRDAAVWSRIRLRDRAHLEPWEPTGRGAWEARNHVSNWPSLWSSLKAEARRGAMIPLVIEVDGAFSGQLTVGNIVRGALRSAWIGYWVAKDLGGQGVATAALALGLDHCFGPVGLHRVEATVRPENLASQAVLRNVGFREEGLLKRYLDVDGAWRDHLLVGITVEEVAGTVIDRLVRDGRATLP from the coding sequence ATGAACGTGTTCCGGGTCACGCAGCATCCCGGTTGGCCCGCGCATCTGGGACCGGTGCGCGTCGCTGCCGGGGAGGTGACATTGCGTCCGGTGCGGTTGCGCGATGCGGCGGTATGGAGCCGGATCCGGTTGCGCGACAGGGCGCATCTGGAGCCGTGGGAGCCGACCGGGCGCGGTGCCTGGGAGGCGCGCAACCACGTGTCGAACTGGCCGTCGCTGTGGTCGAGTCTGAAGGCCGAGGCCAGGCGCGGTGCGATGATTCCGCTCGTGATCGAGGTCGACGGCGCGTTCAGCGGGCAGCTGACCGTCGGCAATATCGTGCGCGGCGCACTGCGTTCGGCGTGGATCGGCTATTGGGTCGCCAAGGATTTGGGCGGTCAGGGCGTGGCGACGGCCGCATTGGCGCTCGGGCTGGACCATTGCTTCGGGCCGGTCGGATTACATCGGGTCGAAGCGACCGTGCGGCCGGAAAACCTGGCCAGTCAAGCGGTTCTGCGCAATGTGGGGTTCCGCGAGGAGGGGCTGCTGAAGCGGTACCTCGACGTGGACGGGGCCTGGCGCGATCACCTGCTGGTCGGCATCACCGTCGAGGAGGTGGCGGGGACCGTCATCGATCGACTGGTGCGCGATGGTCGGGCCACGCTGCCCTGA